CGGTTACCGGGTGTGTACCGGATTGTATCGGTCGCTGTCACGCAGCAGTTCTGTGAGTGTGGTTCAGAAAAGCCTGGTTCGGCCTCCCCAAGATGCCCCCGGAGCAGAGGGGCAGGCAGAGTTCTCCCGGGCCGGGATCGGAGGGTTCTTCCAGGAGAGACCGGTGCTAAAGAACCCCTTCCTGGAGGACGCTCTGCTACAGGGATACCTGAGGAGACACCTGCccagtgaggtgtgtgtgtactgtgtatgcCATAATGTTTCAGAATGGATTGAAACTATGATGATGATGCTTTATCTGTTAGTcactgataatgatgatgatggtggtgtgtgtgttcccaggcaGTATATTCCGACCTGCGTGTCTTTGGGGAGCGGTTGGTGCGTGAGGTGGATGGGTGGGGTCGGGAGTGTGAGGTCACACCCCCTCGGTTGGTGACCTATGACCCCTGGGGTTGCCGTGTTGACCGCATCGTCACATCCCCTGCCTGGCAATGCATGAAGGACCTATCAGCACAGGAGGGGCTGGTTGCCATCGGATACGAGAGGACCTACGGGGAGTGGAGGTGGTAGACACACAAACCTGACCCATACACACTGAATCCTTAGCTAAACCCTAACACATATACGCTCAcctgacaaacacacagtgaacaTAAAAACATAATGAGTGACAGTAATCTCATTGGCATTTTGTGACTTGGCATTATTAGAATTTCATGCATAGAGACTTACATATTCATACACCAATAGTATGTGTCAGCTAAGGTTAAATATAGTACTAATATaaagtgtgtatgtgttccaGTCGTGTGTACCAGATGTGTAAGCTGTATCTGTACTCTCCCTCCTctggcctctacacctgtcctcTGGCTATGACTGATGGAGCTGCCAAGGttatacaggtgtgtgtgtgtgtgtatgtttgtgtgtgtctgtctgtctgaattgACTTTAAATGGTTAACACTGCTCATGTTGGAATTGGTGATGTTATTGATTTgtgttacatacacacacacacacacacacacacacacacaatcactacaACTTGTGATATTGTGATTCATAAGCTTGTCtctatgtgtgtgcatgcgtagtCTCTGGGTGTGTCTTGGCCAGTAGCGGAGGCCTTCAGCCGCCTGACCTCTCGTGACCCTGAGCACTTCTGGACGTCTGGACAGTGGATGACTGAACGCAGGGGAGGATCTGATGTAGGTCAGTGTGTCTGTATTCTCTCTGGTTGGTTACAGACACTGTAGGAGATGATGATAGGTTACATGCCTACTGATGATAAtcatatttgtgtgtgtttgtgtgtgtttgtgtgtgcacgtgtgtgtgtctaGGCAATGGTACAGAGACCGTAGCGTTGCTGCAGAGTGATGGTACATACAGACTGTCAGGTTTCAAGTGGTTCACCTCGGCTACAGATGCAGACATGACTCTCACACTGGCCAGAGTCACAGATGGAGACGGACAGACCACATCGGTACCATTCAATGTTCATCAGCCCTCATCTTCTTAATTCTTTACCCCTTAATCCTGACCCCCCCCTCCCCATGTCTATCGTCCTCCTTctaactggtgtgtgtgtgtgtgtgtgtgtgtctcagggcAGTAGAGGTCTGTCTATGTTCTATGCTGCAGTGCGTGATGAGAAGGGGATGGTTCAGGGCATCGAGGTCCAAAGACTGAAGGACAAACTGGGAACCAGACAGATGCCCACCGCTGAGCTGCTGCTGGACGGCCTGCCTGCACACAGGGTCagattcactcacacacacacacactgacacacacacacacacacacacacactaacattcCTCCCTTCTTTCTCAGCTGTCAGAAGAGGGTAGAGGTGTGGCGTGTATAGCCAACATGCTGACTGTGACTCGTATCCATAACAGCGTGTCTGCTGTGGCTGGTATGAGGAGGTATCTATTCACTACTACCCACTGCCGTACTGACGGTCAAGGGTGTGTATTgatggtgggtgtgtgtgtgtgtgcagggtacTCCAGCTGGCTCGTGACTACGCCACACGTCGCTCTGCCTTTGGGAAGCTCCTGAGAGACCACCCCCTTCACATGCAGACCCTCGCTAGGATGGAGGTCAGCTGAAAATAAAGTTGTAAAATAgaataccct
The DNA window shown above is from Coregonus clupeaformis isolate EN_2021a chromosome 18, ASM2061545v1, whole genome shotgun sequence and carries:
- the LOC121573856 gene encoding acyl-CoA dehydrogenase family member 11 yields the protein MAANRQVTRHGYRVCTGLYRSLSRSSSVSVVQKSLVRPPQDAPGAEGQAEFSRAGIGGFFQERPVLKNPFLEDALLQGYLRRHLPSEAVYSDLRVFGERLVREVDGWGRECEVTPPRLVTYDPWGCRVDRIVTSPAWQCMKDLSAQEGLVAIGYERTYGEWSRVYQMCKLYLYSPSSGLYTCPLAMTDGAAKVIQSLGVSWPVAEAFSRLTSRDPEHFWTSGQWMTERRGGSDVGNGTETVALLQSDGTYRLSGFKWFTSATDADMTLTLARVTDGDGQTTSGSRGLSMFYAAVRDEKGMVQGIEVQRLKDKLGTRQMPTAELLLDGLPAHRLSEEGRGVACIANMLTVTRIHNSVSAVAGMRRVLQLARDYATRRSAFGKLLRDHPLHMQTLARMEVETRGAFLLVMEVCRLIGREETGHASQLEIHLLRLLTPVAKLYTGKQAVAVISEGLESFGGQGYIEDTGLPAMLRDAQVLSIWEGTTNVLSLDVLRCVSRSSGLVLQAYFTHTQSLLAAASLPSLSVAVRSVDSALSGLREFLQAAALKPPGYVELAARDLAYSLARIYMGALLIDHASWEGASHSDAYAAVRWCEQDLCPVFSKAAIGCYNTETPPLDAALVYNESTRD